A genomic window from Haladaptatus caseinilyticus includes:
- a CDS encoding NAD-dependent succinate-semialdehyde dehydrogenase, with product MDSLNPATGEVLETFDGDDAEAIDDKLQRAHETYEEWHEWPIEERQQLLSNAADVLRENKQKYAELMTNEMGKPIDSAVSEAEKCAWVCDYYAEHAGEFLQDERIGTEPGVDSYVSYEPLGPVLAVMPWNFPFWQVFRFAAPNLTAGNVGLLKHASNVPQCALAIQEVFEEAGYPEGAFTTLLVGSDTMESVIEDDRITAVTLTGSEPAGRAVAETAGKNLKKTVLELGGSDPFVVLSDADIEDAATTGAQARCINSGQSCIAAKRFVVVEDVYDEFMERFTGAMESMEIGDPMDEDTDIGPQAREDLVEDLHEQVEASVEAGATLELGGEPMDRDGPFYPPTILTDIPDGSPAADEELFGPVASVFKVADTEEAIRRANDTTFGLGASIWTQDKKQAKAVARDIEAGCVFVNELVKSDPRVPFGGVKNSGYGRELSKQGIHEFVNEKTTWLAEMSETDEMIE from the coding sequence ATGGACAGTCTCAATCCAGCAACGGGGGAGGTACTGGAAACGTTCGACGGGGACGATGCGGAAGCAATCGATGATAAACTCCAACGAGCACACGAAACCTACGAGGAGTGGCACGAATGGCCCATCGAGGAGCGCCAGCAGCTCCTGTCGAACGCGGCCGATGTCCTCCGCGAGAACAAACAAAAATACGCCGAGTTGATGACGAACGAGATGGGAAAACCCATCGACAGCGCGGTTTCCGAGGCGGAAAAATGCGCGTGGGTCTGTGACTATTACGCCGAACACGCAGGCGAGTTCCTTCAGGACGAACGCATCGGCACGGAGCCCGGCGTGGACAGTTACGTTTCGTACGAACCCCTCGGCCCGGTGCTCGCGGTGATGCCGTGGAACTTCCCGTTTTGGCAAGTCTTCCGATTCGCCGCCCCGAACCTCACGGCGGGAAACGTCGGTTTGCTCAAACACGCATCGAACGTACCGCAATGTGCCCTCGCGATTCAGGAGGTGTTTGAGGAAGCTGGCTACCCTGAGGGTGCGTTCACCACCCTCCTCGTCGGGTCCGACACGATGGAATCCGTCATCGAGGACGACCGAATCACCGCCGTGACGCTCACCGGGAGTGAACCTGCTGGACGCGCAGTCGCCGAAACCGCCGGGAAAAACCTGAAAAAGACCGTTCTGGAACTCGGCGGAAGCGACCCGTTCGTCGTCCTCTCCGACGCCGATATCGAAGACGCCGCGACCACAGGAGCGCAGGCTCGCTGTATCAACTCCGGCCAGTCCTGTATCGCCGCAAAGCGCTTCGTCGTCGTGGAAGACGTGTACGACGAGTTCATGGAGCGGTTTACCGGAGCGATGGAATCCATGGAGATCGGCGATCCGATGGACGAGGACACCGACATCGGGCCACAAGCCCGCGAGGATTTGGTGGAGGACCTCCACGAGCAGGTCGAAGCGAGCGTCGAAGCGGGTGCCACCCTCGAACTCGGCGGCGAACCCATGGACAGGGATGGACCGTTCTATCCGCCGACGATTCTGACCGACATTCCCGACGGCAGTCCTGCCGCGGACGAGGAGTTGTTCGGTCCGGTTGCGTCCGTGTTCAAAGTCGCCGACACCGAGGAAGCGATTCGGCGCGCCAACGACACGACGTTCGGACTCGGCGCGAGCATCTGGACACAGGACAAAAAGCAAGCGAAAGCGGTCGCCCGGGATATCGAAGCAGGCTGTGTGTTCGTCAACGAACTCGTCAAATCCGACCCTCGGGTGCCCTTCGGCGGCGTGAAAAATTCGGGGTACGGGCGCGAACTCTCGAAGCAGGGAATTCACGAGTTCGTCAACGAAAAGACGACCTGGCTGGCGGAGATGTCGGAGACGGACGAGATGATCGAGTAG
- a CDS encoding endonuclease III domain-containing protein, producing MNDDPEPIENISGGDEGGGIADSFDPGGAETRAEEVVDRLGELYWQKTYGGQDAFTCLVRTVLSQNTSDVASQPAHDDLMKRYAGDDLAEALADAEHAQLAETIRSAGLYNQKADVLTEAGEHVLAEYGSTEAFDRFVTEGDSNDVRQALLDMNGVGPKTADCVLLFSGGQAGVFPVDTHVHRIYRRLGIAPADADHEDVRGVLERAVPATKCGFGHTASIQFGREYCSARKPACLDGPEACPMSDVCDQVGVDVESSEVVDPADAD from the coding sequence ATGAACGACGACCCGGAGCCAATCGAGAACATCAGTGGGGGTGACGAGGGCGGCGGTATCGCCGACTCTTTCGACCCGGGAGGGGCCGAAACCCGCGCCGAGGAGGTCGTGGATCGACTCGGCGAACTGTACTGGCAGAAGACGTACGGCGGGCAGGATGCTTTCACCTGTCTCGTTCGAACCGTGTTGAGCCAAAACACCAGCGACGTGGCCAGCCAACCGGCCCACGACGACTTGATGAAGCGGTACGCCGGTGACGACCTCGCCGAGGCTCTCGCCGACGCGGAACACGCCCAACTCGCCGAGACGATCCGTTCAGCGGGATTGTACAACCAGAAAGCCGACGTGCTCACCGAGGCTGGCGAACACGTTCTCGCGGAGTACGGCAGTACGGAAGCGTTCGACCGGTTCGTCACCGAAGGAGATTCTAACGACGTTCGGCAAGCCCTCCTCGATATGAACGGTGTCGGCCCGAAAACCGCCGACTGCGTCCTTCTCTTTTCGGGCGGGCAGGCGGGCGTCTTCCCCGTTGATACGCACGTCCACCGTATCTATCGCCGACTCGGCATCGCGCCGGCGGACGCCGACCACGAGGACGTTCGAGGTGTACTGGAGCGTGCGGTACCGGCGACGAAATGCGGATTTGGACACACGGCAAGCATTCAGTTCGGGCGCGAGTACTGCTCCGCCCGCAAACCAGCCTGCTTGGACGGACCGGAAGCCTGTCCGATGTCGGACGTGTGCGATCAGGTTGGAGTGGATGTGGAGAGCAGCGAAGTGGTTGACCCGGCGGACGCCGACTGA
- a CDS encoding DUF371 domain-containing protein, with protein sequence MEEIIHARGHENVTAEHASTFEVTTDDFLTPAGDCILAIEADRAPADFDPEFVDACRNADATIAVTIEADGHEETVIGRGHPDLELDSNRSMVGRTSDYVDERTFVVDCEFAAEGFDRGLVSALAEGSAVTVTVRVN encoded by the coding sequence ATGGAAGAAATCATCCACGCACGTGGGCACGAAAACGTGACCGCCGAACACGCGAGCACGTTCGAGGTTACGACGGACGACTTTCTCACTCCTGCCGGTGACTGCATCCTGGCTATCGAGGCCGACCGCGCACCTGCCGACTTCGACCCCGAATTCGTGGATGCCTGTCGAAATGCGGACGCCACGATTGCGGTGACCATCGAAGCCGACGGTCACGAAGAGACCGTCATCGGGCGGGGTCATCCCGATCTCGAACTCGACAGCAACCGGAGCATGGTCGGTCGGACCAGCGACTACGTGGACGAGCGAACGTTCGTCGTCGACTGCGAGTTCGCCGCCGAAGGCTTCGATAGAGGGTTGGTTTCGGCATTGGCCGAGGGTTCGGCTGTCACGGTGACTGTGCGGGTCAACTAG
- a CDS encoding coiled-coil protein, with protein sequence MVSVTEEDLQNKSKGELIKLAGQLRDRRNELNQKASKRASKRDDLNAKTREKVDEAQEHREKRDELNEQVQEHKKLRNELNAEANELFEQVEDRKSDLELDEGKDLEQLKKEIEELEFKQQTEVLSTEDERELIEKIEAKRDEYQSRKDKLEQSDDLEELVEEAEEVRAEASTHHEKVTELADSAQQHHNNMIEAYREADDIRDDADEMHESFVEAQEAADQHHEDFVRVQKRLRELDKKEEKERKSEKAKEREEAKAEAEEIYQQFKEGETLDTEDLMKLQKTGLL encoded by the coding sequence ATGGTAAGCGTAACAGAAGAGGATCTTCAGAACAAGTCGAAAGGTGAACTTATTAAACTCGCAGGACAGCTCCGAGACCGACGAAACGAGCTGAACCAGAAGGCGAGCAAGCGTGCGTCCAAGCGTGACGATCTCAACGCGAAGACACGTGAGAAAGTGGACGAAGCGCAGGAGCACCGCGAGAAGCGTGATGAACTGAACGAGCAGGTTCAGGAACACAAGAAACTGCGTAACGAACTCAACGCGGAAGCGAACGAACTGTTCGAGCAGGTCGAAGACCGCAAATCCGACCTCGAACTCGACGAGGGAAAGGACCTAGAACAGCTCAAGAAGGAGATCGAAGAGCTTGAGTTCAAACAGCAGACGGAAGTGCTGTCCACCGAGGACGAACGCGAACTCATCGAGAAGATCGAGGCGAAGCGCGACGAATACCAGAGCCGAAAGGACAAGCTCGAACAGAGCGACGACCTCGAAGAGCTCGTCGAGGAGGCCGAGGAAGTTCGCGCCGAAGCGAGCACGCACCACGAGAAGGTGACGGAACTTGCGGACAGCGCCCAGCAGCACCACAACAACATGATCGAGGCCTACCGAGAGGCCGACGACATCCGTGACGACGCCGACGAGATGCACGAGAGCTTCGTGGAGGCCCAGGAGGCCGCCGACCAGCACCACGAGGACTTCGTCCGCGTCCAGAAACGACTGCGCGAACTCGACAAGAAAGAGGAAAAGGAGCGCAAGTCCGAGAAGGCCAAGGAGCGAGAAGAGGCCAAGGCCGAGGCCGAGGAGATCTACCAGCAGTTCAAGGAAGGAGAGACCCTCGACACCGAGGACCTGATGAAGCTCCAGAAGACGGGTCTGCTCTAG
- the sppA gene encoding signal peptide peptidase SppA, which yields MANGTDLQGRRRLVVLVGIVLTLAVAWWLFFVVPDSLTELLGVLFVLLSGVMGARFVGRIAAQRFPDYDVAEVAVEGPISRDGRGRVPSPGGTPADDIVEQIERADDDANARALLLRLNTPGGEVVPSEDIRLAAERFDGPTVAYATDVCASGGYWIASGCDELYARDASLIGSIGVIGSRVNAAELADRFGLSYERFAAGKYKDAGIPLKEMGEDEREYLQGLIDGLYEDFVARVTAGRDLDSETVRETEARVYLGDEANELGLVDQLGTRETVEARIAERLGVPDVSVHEFEPRRPLRERLSVGAQGIAYSFGAGMASVLGGDENGCVEGFEFRLR from the coding sequence ATGGCAAACGGAACTGACTTACAGGGACGCCGCCGTCTCGTCGTCCTCGTCGGAATAGTCCTCACGTTGGCGGTCGCATGGTGGTTGTTCTTCGTCGTGCCCGATTCGCTTACGGAACTGTTGGGTGTCCTCTTCGTCCTCCTTTCCGGCGTGATGGGCGCGCGATTCGTCGGTCGGATCGCAGCACAGCGATTTCCCGACTACGACGTGGCGGAAGTCGCCGTCGAAGGTCCCATCAGCAGGGACGGCCGTGGGAGAGTACCCTCGCCGGGTGGGACGCCTGCGGACGATATCGTGGAACAAATCGAACGTGCGGACGACGATGCAAACGCGCGCGCACTCTTGCTTCGACTGAATACGCCCGGGGGCGAAGTCGTCCCGAGCGAGGATATCCGCCTCGCTGCGGAGCGTTTCGACGGACCGACGGTCGCCTACGCGACCGACGTCTGTGCCAGCGGCGGCTACTGGATCGCCAGCGGCTGTGACGAATTGTACGCTCGCGACGCCAGTCTGATCGGTAGTATCGGCGTCATCGGGTCACGGGTAAACGCTGCGGAGTTGGCTGACAGGTTCGGGCTCTCCTACGAACGGTTCGCGGCGGGTAAGTACAAGGATGCGGGCATCCCCTTGAAGGAGATGGGCGAGGACGAGCGCGAGTACCTCCAAGGCCTCATCGACGGTCTCTACGAGGATTTCGTCGCGCGCGTAACTGCGGGCAGGGATTTGGACTCCGAAACGGTCCGCGAGACGGAGGCCCGAGTCTACCTCGGCGACGAGGCCAACGAACTCGGGCTCGTGGATCAACTCGGCACGCGGGAAACCGTGGAGGCACGCATCGCGGAACGATTGGGCGTACCGGACGTGTCGGTCCACGAGTTCGAACCACGCCGACCGCTACGCGAACGGCTGAGCGTCGGCGCACAGGGTATCGCTTACTCCTTCGGTGCTGGCATGGCGAGCGTACTCGGTGGGGACGAAAATGGGTGCGTCGAAGGGTTCGAATTCCGACTTCGCTAG
- a CDS encoding aldo/keto reductase — protein sequence MATESGTHAYRNDHGDEFGRTYFRRLDDAAVSSIGLGTYLGDSTDEVDEAYHNAITTALAGGINVVDTAINYRCQRSERVVGRALADSDVDRESVFVATKGGFVPFDGERPANPGEFVTDEYLNTGLIDRDDLVRGSHCIAPEYIDDQLNRSLDNLGLDTIDCYYVHNPETQLLEHSREEVYDRLEAVFTRLEERANDGDIRHYGVATWTAFRVPTDHDDYLSLREIVSRARNAAKKAENTTTHFRVVQLPFNVVMADAFTVESQDGPEGDQSALRFAHEAGLNVMTSASIAQGDLAEELPADVAERLNGETTAQRAINFARSAPGVTCSLVGASDTNHVEENLDAGRYDPMGANAFDAVFE from the coding sequence ATGGCCACCGAATCGGGAACACACGCGTATCGTAACGACCATGGTGACGAGTTCGGACGAACCTACTTTCGCCGACTCGACGATGCTGCAGTATCGAGTATCGGATTGGGTACCTACCTTGGCGATTCGACTGATGAGGTGGATGAGGCGTACCACAATGCGATTACGACGGCGCTCGCGGGAGGAATCAACGTCGTTGATACCGCCATCAACTACCGATGTCAGCGTAGCGAGCGCGTGGTTGGACGGGCGCTCGCGGACAGCGACGTAGACCGCGAGTCCGTATTCGTCGCGACGAAGGGGGGGTTCGTCCCGTTCGATGGCGAACGACCGGCAAACCCGGGAGAATTCGTCACGGATGAGTATCTGAACACCGGCCTCATCGACCGAGACGACCTCGTTCGCGGGAGTCACTGTATCGCACCCGAGTATATCGACGACCAACTGAACCGGTCGCTGGATAATCTCGGTCTGGACACTATCGACTGTTACTACGTTCACAATCCGGAAACACAACTGCTCGAACACTCGCGGGAGGAAGTGTACGACCGACTCGAAGCCGTGTTTACCCGACTCGAAGAGCGTGCCAACGACGGGGACATTCGTCACTACGGCGTGGCGACGTGGACTGCGTTCCGCGTTCCTACGGATCACGACGACTACCTCTCGCTTCGTGAAATCGTCTCCCGAGCTCGAAATGCCGCGAAAAAAGCCGAGAACACTACAACGCATTTCCGCGTCGTCCAACTCCCGTTTAACGTCGTTATGGCCGATGCGTTCACCGTCGAGTCGCAGGACGGACCGGAGGGTGACCAGAGTGCGCTCCGGTTCGCCCACGAAGCGGGATTGAACGTGATGACTAGCGCGAGCATCGCACAGGGCGACCTCGCCGAGGAACTACCTGCCGACGTCGCGGAACGACTGAACGGTGAGACGACCGCTCAGCGAGCCATCAACTTTGCACGGAGTGCACCCGGCGTGACCTGTTCGCTCGTGGGTGCGAGTGACACGAATCACGTCGAAGAGAATCTAGACGCGGGACGGTACGACCCGATGGGTGCGAACGCATTCGACGCCGTTTTCGAGTGA
- a CDS encoding HVO_0758 family zinc finger protein: MNSVRNGLRKGKVKKDTYGRLSCSECGISLKTQNDPNEVFSVRSCPECGTRWKVL, translated from the coding sequence ATGAACTCAGTTCGAAACGGCCTACGAAAGGGAAAAGTCAAGAAAGACACGTACGGACGATTATCGTGTTCTGAATGCGGTATATCCCTCAAAACACAGAACGACCCGAACGAAGTTTTCTCGGTGCGTTCGTGCCCGGAATGTGGTACCCGGTGGAAAGTACTATAA
- a CDS encoding polysaccharide deacetylase family protein gives MSDSSRHAFEPPTRSSEDKNRMTANTTEPTATTNPEPTLRTKYDSRDRYGSPGTSFDTFENPSRWEALEGEKTADRKTTYTGSQSLRLVGPNGHHVILQREFADPLDFSDRDISAMIRTTTPSKIGFYIYLVDTDDNYAALELRDITYREPDIGWFRTCPGVFEVGETEPDLTDISRMKLQVTNATRDDVEAWVDDLRLHPKPDKGYIILSWDDGKRSYYEHAAPVHDEYDLPAVLTHPPQPEGVKYDLFMSIDELKERQSKGDEIAAHGSVNDRFSEVSASKLDSILRRNKRWLLDNDFGGANFIVYPGNDFDDTALDVIGNYHYMGGMNQSGNVNTTGVHGFDPLVLPRTIGEDLEISKRVVDNAATHRNCGILNFHDFENGNTMSVADYKTLLAHIDSTPGVEVITFSDLWRMRTNTTD, from the coding sequence ATGAGTGATTCGTCCCGTCACGCGTTCGAACCACCGACGCGGTCGAGCGAAGATAAGAATCGAATGACAGCAAATACGACTGAACCGACCGCAACGACGAACCCGGAACCGACCCTGCGGACGAAGTACGACAGCAGGGATCGATACGGTTCCCCGGGGACGAGTTTCGATACCTTCGAAAATCCGTCGCGGTGGGAGGCACTAGAAGGTGAGAAAACGGCCGACAGAAAGACGACGTACACCGGGTCACAGAGCCTCCGACTCGTCGGACCGAACGGCCATCACGTCATTCTTCAGCGCGAATTCGCCGACCCGCTGGACTTCTCCGACCGTGATATCTCGGCGATGATTCGCACGACGACACCGAGCAAAATCGGGTTTTACATCTATCTGGTCGATACGGACGACAACTACGCCGCCCTTGAGCTTCGCGATATCACCTACCGGGAACCCGATATCGGCTGGTTCCGTACCTGTCCCGGCGTGTTCGAGGTGGGTGAAACCGAACCGGATCTGACCGACATCAGCCGAATGAAGCTTCAAGTAACCAACGCGACGAGAGACGACGTGGAGGCATGGGTAGACGACCTTCGGCTCCACCCGAAACCGGACAAAGGGTATATCATCCTCAGCTGGGACGACGGCAAACGAAGTTACTACGAACACGCTGCGCCGGTTCACGACGAGTACGACCTCCCTGCTGTTCTGACTCACCCACCGCAACCGGAGGGTGTAAAGTACGACCTTTTCATGTCCATCGACGAACTCAAGGAACGTCAATCGAAAGGGGACGAAATCGCCGCGCATGGGAGTGTCAACGATCGATTCAGCGAGGTTTCGGCATCGAAGCTCGATAGCATCCTTCGGCGGAACAAACGATGGCTTCTCGACAACGACTTCGGCGGTGCAAACTTCATCGTCTACCCCGGTAACGACTTCGACGACACCGCACTCGACGTCATCGGAAACTACCACTACATGGGGGGGATGAACCAGTCGGGCAACGTCAACACGACCGGTGTCCACGGTTTCGACCCGCTCGTGCTTCCCCGAACCATCGGTGAGGATTTGGAAATCTCGAAACGTGTCGTCGACAACGCGGCAACGCATCGAAACTGTGGCATCCTGAACTTTCACGACTTCGAGAACGGTAATACCATGTCCGTTGCCGATTACAAGACGCTCCTCGCACATATCGATAGCACGCCAGGTGTCGAGGTCATCACCTTCTCCGACCTCTGGCGGATGAGAACTAACACCACGGACTGA
- a CDS encoding MFS transporter: protein MVFLVNFARVVFAPLLEPLKEAFTVGDATVGLVATLVWLGSALPRIPTGYLLTRVPRHHVVLGTGVVLTGAAGFTAVARSVPMLGAGAFLMGVASGAYFIAANPLVSELYPERVGRAIGIHGTASQLAAVAAPLFVSIALTPFGWRGVLGFIGVIAALTTVVFFVIARRTELPDAGSADRDFWAAFRRQWPIILSGVAIIGATGFVWNGLFNFYPTYLQAKGLEPSTARTMLTVVFAAGVPAFWLTGRLADRLPHVPLMLSILGGFAACLLALTAVRSLAAIVVVTIVLGYVIHSLFPALDTYLLDSLPDENRASAYALYSGLMMVVQAAGSSIVGVLKDTGFAFNDVFRAFAFGLLVILAVLVVLHRSDRLPTGAVTS from the coding sequence ATGGTGTTTTTAGTCAATTTTGCACGCGTCGTGTTTGCGCCACTCCTCGAACCGCTGAAGGAGGCCTTCACCGTCGGTGATGCAACGGTCGGATTGGTCGCCACACTCGTCTGGCTCGGAAGCGCCCTCCCACGAATTCCAACCGGATATTTGCTCACTCGTGTTCCGCGGCATCACGTCGTCCTCGGAACCGGCGTCGTCCTCACCGGTGCGGCAGGGTTCACCGCAGTAGCACGTTCGGTTCCGATGCTAGGTGCGGGTGCGTTCCTGATGGGGGTTGCGAGCGGCGCGTACTTCATCGCCGCGAACCCGTTGGTGAGCGAACTGTATCCCGAGCGGGTCGGACGGGCCATCGGGATTCACGGTACCGCAAGCCAACTCGCGGCGGTTGCGGCGCCGTTGTTCGTTAGTATCGCGCTGACACCGTTCGGGTGGCGCGGCGTTCTGGGTTTCATCGGCGTTATCGCAGCACTCACCACGGTCGTGTTCTTCGTCATCGCGCGTCGAACCGAACTCCCGGATGCGGGGTCGGCGGACCGCGACTTTTGGGCGGCGTTCCGTCGCCAGTGGCCCATCATTCTGAGCGGCGTCGCCATCATCGGCGCGACGGGATTCGTCTGGAACGGCCTGTTCAACTTCTACCCGACGTATCTGCAAGCGAAGGGTCTCGAACCCAGTACGGCGAGAACGATGCTTACCGTCGTCTTCGCGGCGGGCGTCCCGGCGTTTTGGCTCACCGGCCGACTCGCGGACCGACTACCTCACGTTCCGCTCATGCTGAGTATCCTCGGCGGGTTCGCGGCGTGCCTGCTGGCACTGACCGCAGTACGGAGTCTCGCCGCGATCGTCGTCGTGACCATCGTACTCGGATACGTCATCCATAGCCTCTTTCCGGCACTCGACACCTATCTGCTGGATTCACTCCCCGACGAAAACCGGGCCAGCGCGTACGCGCTCTATAGCGGACTCATGATGGTGGTACAGGCAGCCGGTAGTTCGATCGTCGGCGTGCTGAAAGACACGGGATTCGCGTTCAACGACGTGTTCCGTGCGTTTGCGTTCGGCTTGCTGGTCATTCTCGCTGTACTCGTCGTTCTCCATCGGTCGGACCGACTGCCGACCGGCGCAGTGACGAGTTAG
- a CDS encoding glycosyltransferase family protein → MEYVQERVTTLHDLTGQAPNAPTDRTAVVVPMTDHEHRSRTASRILSTLETVGPSQVVVPLRAPPEHVGAVTEWLSKFDLPLTVLWCNSPRIADLLAKHELNGETGKGRDVWLGLGVAAAKSDFVVCHDADAKTYSDEIVPRLLAPLDSGFEFTKGYYARVEDDRLYGRLFRLFYAPLVEALLESNDEPILSYLGAFRYALAGEFGMTAELASNLRIERDWGLEVGTLGGAFEEVGFDGTAQVDLGRYEHDHRGVSGAGGLSAMSEGVGRALFRICEANGVSPEYETLPARYRETSRRFVRQYAADADFNGLRYDVPAEREQVETYADAIRPPDETARVLLPAWTDAPIDPSSVREAARPRLPERQH, encoded by the coding sequence ATGGAGTACGTGCAGGAGCGGGTGACGACGCTCCACGACTTGACGGGGCAAGCTCCCAACGCACCGACAGACCGCACCGCCGTCGTCGTCCCGATGACCGACCACGAACATCGGTCACGGACAGCGAGTCGGATCCTCTCGACGCTCGAAACTGTCGGCCCGAGTCAGGTCGTCGTCCCACTTCGCGCACCACCCGAGCACGTGGGTGCAGTCACCGAGTGGCTGTCGAAGTTCGATCTCCCGCTCACCGTGCTCTGGTGCAACAGTCCTCGTATCGCGGATTTGCTGGCAAAACACGAGTTGAACGGAGAGACGGGCAAAGGGCGGGACGTCTGGCTCGGGCTGGGTGTCGCGGCCGCGAAGTCGGATTTCGTGGTTTGTCACGACGCGGATGCGAAAACATACTCCGACGAAATCGTTCCGCGACTGCTCGCGCCGCTCGACTCCGGCTTCGAATTCACGAAGGGGTATTACGCCCGTGTCGAGGACGACCGATTGTACGGTCGGCTGTTTCGGCTCTTTTACGCGCCGCTCGTCGAAGCCCTGCTCGAATCCAACGACGAACCGATTCTGTCCTATCTCGGTGCGTTTCGATACGCGCTGGCTGGCGAGTTCGGCATGACTGCCGAACTCGCATCGAACCTCCGTATCGAGCGCGATTGGGGGTTGGAAGTCGGCACCCTCGGCGGCGCGTTCGAGGAGGTCGGCTTCGACGGGACGGCACAGGTCGACCTCGGACGATACGAACACGACCATCGTGGCGTCTCGGGCGCCGGTGGGCTCTCCGCCATGAGCGAGGGCGTCGGTCGTGCCCTGTTTCGGATCTGTGAAGCGAACGGCGTTTCCCCCGAGTACGAAACCCTGCCCGCTCGGTACCGAGAAACGTCCCGTCGGTTCGTCCGCCAGTACGCGGCTGATGCCGACTTCAACGGACTTCGCTACGACGTACCGGCGGAGCGCGAACAGGTCGAAACCTACGCCGACGCGATTCGTCCACCCGACGAAACGGCCAGGGTCCTGCTTCCTGCGTGGACCGATGCGCCCATCGACCCGTCCTCTGTTCGAGAGGCAGCACGGCCGCGCCTGCCCGAACGCCAACACTGA
- a CDS encoding DUF7109 family protein, whose product MSKTKDELAGVVDLFGALTRDELADALAELAFKQGKEVDESTFESVIEGAVTDYYLVEAESCGKTDSEGERVLVPGPVAFPVLPDNGEDLPHIMDVPERSVNRERIGERVRNRLREEAENAGEDRAGHLLDVSYDLEAWAPVSADSVRDRLDESLDDRAN is encoded by the coding sequence ATGAGCAAAACGAAGGACGAACTGGCCGGGGTGGTGGACCTCTTCGGCGCACTCACCCGCGACGAACTGGCCGATGCCCTCGCCGAGCTGGCGTTCAAGCAAGGCAAGGAAGTGGACGAATCGACGTTCGAGTCGGTCATCGAAGGTGCCGTGACGGATTACTACCTCGTGGAAGCCGAGAGCTGTGGGAAAACGGATAGCGAGGGCGAACGCGTGTTGGTTCCCGGCCCCGTCGCGTTCCCTGTGCTTCCGGACAACGGAGAGGATCTCCCGCACATCATGGACGTTCCGGAGCGTTCCGTAAACCGCGAGCGAATCGGCGAGCGGGTCAGAAATAGACTTCGGGAGGAAGCGGAGAACGCGGGCGAGGACCGGGCGGGACACCTACTGGATGTGAGCTACGACCTCGAAGCGTGGGCACCGGTTTCGGCCGACAGCGTGCGCGACCGCCTGGACGAATCGCTCGACGACCGGGCAAATTAA
- a CDS encoding NUDIX hydrolase: MDLGRVTDNEPRSVTDEERDAAVLVPVVEREDGPYLLFTKRADHLGEHPGQMSFPGGGREPQDDDLWDTALREANEEIGLRPDEVERVGRLDDIRTVTNYSVTPFVVRIPDRVYEPDEREVAEIALLPVSAMIDRKNYESERRDHPHYGDIVIHYFHVDGYTVWGATGRIVVQLLELTTEWSAPERIDRFVDTDPDLR; encoded by the coding sequence ATGGACTTGGGTCGCGTGACCGACAACGAACCGCGGTCGGTCACGGACGAGGAGCGCGACGCCGCCGTACTCGTTCCGGTTGTCGAGCGTGAGGACGGCCCGTACCTCCTGTTCACCAAACGGGCCGACCATCTGGGCGAACATCCTGGGCAGATGAGCTTTCCCGGCGGCGGTCGAGAACCACAGGACGACGACCTCTGGGACACTGCTCTGCGGGAAGCCAACGAGGAAATCGGATTGAGACCCGATGAAGTCGAACGTGTCGGGCGACTGGACGACATCCGGACCGTGACGAACTACTCCGTCACCCCGTTCGTCGTCAGGATACCCGACCGAGTCTACGAACCGGACGAGCGCGAAGTCGCAGAAATCGCATTACTCCCCGTTTCGGCGATGATCGACCGGAAAAACTACGAAAGCGAACGGCGCGACCATCCCCATTATGGCGACATCGTCATCCATTACTTCCACGTCGATGGCTACACCGTCTGGGGGGCAACTGGACGCATCGTCGTCCAGTTGCTCGAGTTGACGACGGAGTGGAGCGCACCGGAGCGAATCGACAGGTTCGTGGACACAGACCCGGATTTGAGATAA